From one Novosphingobium sp. genomic stretch:
- a CDS encoding DNA-binding domain-containing protein, protein MKLLALQTGLRDWLTSEEAPALKAPNREAGLSVYLNNYRAQLMACLRESYPTLHAWLGDDAFDAAAAQHIDRSPPGSWTLDAYGLGFPETVRDLYPHDTEVGDLAALECALAQAFIAPDSPPLDPASLAEIDWDRARLRFIPALTLLPASSNAGAIWSAIAQGETPPAAQALPYPGAILVWREGFTPAFRTLEATEARALEALQEGCDFGALCTMLVAREGETAGPQIAGTYLAQWLADAIIAQISDQPL, encoded by the coding sequence ATGAAGCTACTCGCCCTGCAAACCGGCCTGCGCGACTGGCTGACCAGCGAGGAGGCGCCTGCCCTAAAGGCCCCGAACCGCGAGGCTGGGCTGAGCGTCTATCTCAACAACTATCGCGCGCAATTGATGGCCTGCCTGCGGGAGAGCTATCCCACGCTCCACGCATGGCTGGGCGATGATGCTTTCGATGCCGCAGCCGCGCAGCATATCGACCGCTCGCCGCCGGGCAGTTGGACGCTCGACGCCTATGGGCTGGGCTTTCCCGAAACTGTGCGCGACCTTTATCCGCACGATACGGAAGTCGGCGATCTGGCCGCGCTGGAATGCGCGTTGGCGCAAGCCTTTATCGCGCCGGACAGTCCGCCGCTCGATCCCGCCAGCCTTGCCGAGATCGACTGGGACCGCGCCAGACTGCGCTTTATCCCGGCTCTCACGCTGCTTCCCGCCAGCAGCAATGCCGGGGCCATCTGGTCCGCCATCGCACAGGGCGAAACCCCGCCTGCCGCTCAGGCACTGCCTTATCCCGGTGCCATACTGGTCTGGCGCGAAGGCTTCACCCCGGCCTTCCGCACGCTGGAAGCCACCGAGGCCCGCGCTCTGGAAGCCCTGCAAGAGGGCTGCGATTTCGGCGCCCTTTGCACGATGCTGGTCGCGCGCGAGGGTGAGACAGCAGGCCCCCAGATCGCCGGAACCTATCTGGCGCAATGGCTTGCCGATGCCATCATCGCGCAGATTTCCGACCAGCCCTTGTAA
- a CDS encoding DUF692 domain-containing protein, which produces MGMATSHTFGLGLRKPHYGDFLDGDAPVAVDFVEVISENFMVEGGRPLDVLRRVRERHPVALHGVSMSLGSADGLDADYLRRLRALVDAVEPLFVSDHLSWSRIGGFNSHDLLPLPYTLEALEVVCANIHRAQDALGRTMLIENPSSYLTLDGEMSEWAFLDQICARTGCDLLLDVNNIVVSAANHGFDALAYLAGIPAERVKQIHLAGHSQGRDLLIDTHDKPVPISVWSLYAQALERTGPVATMIERDDDIPPLADLLDELAMARQIAALPAWSLA; this is translated from the coding sequence ATGGGCATGGCGACCTCTCACACCTTCGGCCTGGGCCTTCGCAAGCCGCATTACGGCGATTTCCTCGATGGCGATGCACCGGTGGCAGTCGATTTCGTCGAGGTGATTTCCGAGAATTTCATGGTGGAGGGCGGCCGTCCCCTCGATGTGCTGCGCCGGGTGCGCGAACGCCATCCGGTGGCGCTGCATGGGGTCTCCATGTCGCTGGGCTCCGCCGATGGGCTCGATGCCGATTATCTGCGCCGCTTGCGCGCGCTGGTCGATGCGGTCGAGCCCCTGTTCGTCTCCGACCATCTGAGCTGGTCGCGGATCGGCGGCTTCAATTCGCATGACCTGCTGCCTCTGCCCTACACGCTCGAAGCGCTGGAGGTGGTCTGCGCCAACATCCATCGCGCTCAGGACGCGCTGGGCCGCACCATGCTGATCGAGAACCCCTCCAGCTATCTGACGCTCGATGGCGAGATGAGCGAATGGGCCTTTCTCGACCAGATCTGCGCACGCACCGGCTGCGATCTGCTGCTGGATGTGAACAACATCGTGGTCAGCGCCGCCAACCATGGTTTTGATGCTCTGGCCTATCTGGCGGGCATTCCGGCGGAGCGGGTGAAACAGATCCATCTGGCTGGGCACAGTCAGGGCCGCGACCTGCTGATCGACACCCATGACAAGCCCGTGCCGATCTCGGTCTGGTCGCTCTATGCGCAGGCGCTGGAGCGCACCGGCCCGGTTGCCACCATGATCGAGCGCGATGACGATATTCCACCGCTGGCCGATCTGCTCGATGAACTGGCCATGGCCCGCCAGATTGCCGCGCTTCCGGCATGGAGCCTCGCATGA
- a CDS encoding DUF1109 domain-containing protein — translation MNTDDLIRSLSRNVPPVPRGTLGRRLALGMVAGALVTALLVAGVLGIRPDLHAAMHGFSFWMKWTYTVSLGVGSVMAVLRLARPNPQSLRGLWWLSVPVLLLAGIGIGELAYTPSRDWLAMWLGASWKVCPWLVLTLAMPIFIGLLWSFRRMAPTRLREAGAVAGLAAGAWAATIYCLHCPEVSAIFVLTWYSLGILLAAGIGALLGPKLMRW, via the coding sequence ATGAACACCGATGATCTGATCCGTTCGCTCAGTCGCAATGTGCCGCCAGTGCCGCGCGGCACTCTGGGCCGCCGTCTTGCTCTGGGCATGGTGGCAGGCGCGCTGGTGACGGCGCTGCTGGTGGCCGGTGTGCTGGGCATCCGGCCCGATCTGCATGCCGCCATGCACGGCTTCTCCTTCTGGATGAAATGGACCTACACCGTTTCTCTGGGCGTCGGTTCGGTGATGGCGGTGCTGCGTCTGGCGCGGCCCAACCCGCAGAGCCTGCGCGGCCTGTGGTGGCTGAGCGTGCCGGTGCTGCTGCTCGCCGGGATCGGCATTGGCGAGCTGGCCTATACCCCCTCGCGCGACTGGCTGGCGATGTGGCTGGGGGCGAGCTGGAAGGTCTGCCCATGGCTGGTGCTGACCTTGGCCATGCCGATCTTTATTGGCCTGCTGTGGTCCTTCCGCCGCATGGCGCCCACGCGGTTGCGTGAGGCGGGCGCCGTGGCGGGTCTGGCGGCGGGGGCCTGGGCGGCAACTATCTATTGCCTGCACTGCCCCGAGGTTTCGGCGATTTTCGTGCTCACCTGGTACAGCCTTGGCATTCTTCTGGCAGCGGGCATCGGCGCCTTGCTGGGCCCGAAATTGATGCGCTGGTAA
- a CDS encoding sigma-70 family RNA polymerase sigma factor yields the protein MQASEAQLKAWMIAGLGGDAVAHELLLRALVPLLTSFYRRRMRDADSDVEDLVQETLISVHGKRATYDRDRPFTAWLYAIARYRLIDHVRRRKLSVPIEDVETILMAEGFEEALSARMDVEALLSTLSPKQARAIRETQVEGLSIAEAAEKAGLGESDVKVSVHRGLKTLAARLRGERP from the coding sequence ATGCAGGCAAGCGAAGCACAGTTGAAGGCATGGATGATCGCGGGGCTAGGCGGCGATGCTGTCGCGCATGAGCTGCTGCTGCGCGCTCTGGTCCCGCTGCTGACCTCCTTCTACCGCCGCCGGATGCGCGACGCGGACAGCGATGTCGAGGATCTGGTGCAGGAAACGCTGATCTCGGTCCATGGCAAGCGCGCCACCTATGACCGCGACCGGCCCTTTACCGCCTGGCTCTATGCCATTGCGCGCTACCGGCTGATCGATCATGTGCGCCGCCGCAAGCTTTCGGTCCCCATCGAGGATGTCGAAACCATCCTGATGGCTGAAGGCTTCGAGGAGGCCCTGTCCGCCCGCATGGATGTCGAGGCCCTGCTGTCCACCCTGTCGCCCAAACAGGCGCGCGCCATCCGCGAAACGCAGGTCGAGGGGCTGAGCATTGCCGAAGCGGCCGAAAAGGCCGGTCTTGGAGAATCCGACGTGAAAGTATCCGTCCACCGTGGTCTCAAGACGCTGGCCGCCCGCCTGCGGGGAGAGCGCCCATGA
- a CDS encoding DUF2282 domain-containing protein, whose translation MKPTHAAFAATLALTLTAGAAHAADGAKQPMEKCYGVALAGHNDCKAGAGTTCAGTSKVNYQGDAWKLVKAGTCTAIKTPRGMGSLTPKA comes from the coding sequence ATGAAGCCTACTCACGCCGCTTTCGCCGCCACTCTGGCTCTCACCCTGACTGCCGGGGCCGCCCATGCCGCCGATGGCGCCAAGCAGCCCATGGAAAAATGCTATGGCGTGGCGCTGGCCGGGCACAATGACTGCAAGGCCGGGGCGGGCACCACCTGCGCGGGCACCTCAAAGGTCAATTATCAGGGTGACGCCTGGAAGCTGGTGAAGGCGGGCACCTGCACCGCGATCAAGACGCCCAGGGGCATGGGCTCGCTGACCCCCAAGGCCTGA